A stretch of Helicobacter pylori DNA encodes these proteins:
- a CDS encoding DUF1104 domain-containing protein: MKKLAFSLLFTGTFFGLFLNASDFKSMNDKQLLEQAGKVAPSEVPEFRAEINKRLAVMKEEDRKNYKADFKKAMDKNLASLSQEDRNKRKKEILEAIANKKKTMTMKEYREEGLDLHDCACEGPFHDHEKKGKKGKKREKTKPS; this comes from the coding sequence ATGAAAAAATTGGCGTTTTCTTTATTATTTACAGGGACTTTTTTTGGGCTTTTTTTGAATGCGAGTGATTTTAAGAGCATGAATGATAAGCAACTATTGGAGCAAGCAGGGAAAGTCGCTCCTAGCGAAGTTCCAGAGTTTCGCGCAGAAATCAATAAGCGATTAGCGGTGATGAAAGAAGAAGATCGTAAAAATTATAAAGCGGATTTTAAGAAAGCGATGGATAAGAATTTAGCTTCTTTAAGCCAAGAAGATCGCAACAAGCGTAAAAAAGAAATTCTTGAAGCGATTGCTAACAAAAAGAAAACAATGACCATGAAAGAATATCGTGAAGAGGGGCTAGATTTGCATGATTGTGCATGTGAAGGCCCTTTTCATGATCATGAAAAAAAGGGAAAAAAAGGGAAAAAAAGGGAAAAAACCAAGCCATCATAA
- a CDS encoding outer membrane protein: protein MKKSVIVGAISLAMTSLLSAETPKQEKAIKTSPTKKGERNAAFIGIDYQLGMLSTTAQNCSHGNCNGNQSGAYGSNTPNMPTASNPTGGLTHGALGTRGYKGLSNQQYAINGFGFVVGYKHFFKKSPQFGMRYYGFFDFASSYYKYYTYNDYGMRDARKGSQSFMFGYGAGTDVLFNPAIFNRENLHFGFFLGVAIGGTSWGPTNYYFKDLADEYRGSFHPSNFQVLVNGGIRLGTKHQGFEIGLKIQTIRNNYYTASADNVPEGTTYRFTFHRPYAFYWRYIVSF, encoded by the coding sequence ATGAAGAAATCTGTTATAGTAGGTGCTATCTCTCTAGCAATGACAAGCTTGTTGTCAGCAGAGACCCCTAAGCAAGAAAAAGCTATTAAGACTAGCCCTACCAAAAAAGGTGAAAGAAATGCTGCTTTTATAGGGATTGATTACCAGTTAGGTATGCTCAGCACTACCGCTCAAAATTGTTCCCATGGGAATTGTAATGGTAATCAAAGTGGGGCTTATGGCTCTAATACGCCTAACATGCCCACAGCGTCAAACCCCACAGGAGGGCTTACCCATGGCGCTCTAGGGACTCGTGGGTATAAGGGCTTAAGCAACCAACAATACGCTATCAATGGTTTTGGGTTTGTTGTAGGGTATAAGCATTTTTTTAAGAAATCCCCGCAATTTGGAATGCGTTATTACGGATTCTTTGATTTTGCAAGCTCTTATTATAAGTATTACACTTATAATGATTATGGCATGAGAGACGCTCGCAAGGGTTCTCAAAGTTTCATGTTTGGCTATGGGGCTGGCACAGATGTGTTGTTTAACCCGGCTATTTTCAATCGTGAGAACTTGCATTTTGGGTTTTTCTTAGGCGTTGCGATTGGTGGCACCTCTTGGGGTCCAACAAACTATTATTTCAAGGACTTGGCTGATGAATACAGAGGGAGTTTCCACCCTTCAAATTTCCAGGTCTTAGTGAATGGAGGGATTCGTTTAGGCACGAAACACCAAGGTTTTGAAATTGGCTTGAAAATCCAAACCATCCGCAACAATTACTACACCGCTAGTGCGGATAATGTGCCTGAAGGGACTACTTATAGATTCACCTTTCACCGCCCCTATGCCTTTTATTGGCGTTACATTGTAAGCTTTTAA
- the rplT gene encoding 50S ribosomal protein L20, which translates to MRVKTGVVRRRRHKKVLKLARGFYSGRRKHFRKAKEQLERSMYYAFRDRKQKKREFRSLWVVRINAACRMHNTSYSCFMHALKVANIELDRKVLADMAMNDMQAFKSVLESVKEHL; encoded by the coding sequence ATGAGAGTTAAAACAGGCGTTGTGCGCAGAAGACGCCATAAAAAAGTCTTAAAACTCGCTAGAGGGTTTTATAGTGGCAGAAGAAAGCATTTTAGAAAGGCTAAAGAACAGCTTGAAAGGAGCATGTATTATGCCTTTAGGGATCGCAAACAAAAGAAAAGAGAGTTCAGGAGTTTGTGGGTGGTAAGGATCAATGCGGCTTGCAGGATGCACAATACAAGTTATTCGTGCTTCATGCATGCTTTAAAAGTGGCTAACATTGAATTAGACCGCAAGGTTTTAGCAGACATGGCGATGAACGACATGCAAGCCTTTAAGAGCGTGTTAGAGAGCGTGAAAGAGCATCTTTAA
- the rpmI gene encoding 50S ribosomal protein L35: MPKMKTNRGASKRFKVKKNLIKRGSAFKSHILTKKSPKRKANLNAPKHVHHTNAHSVMSLLCRA; the protein is encoded by the coding sequence ATGCCAAAAATGAAGACTAATCGTGGCGCGTCTAAGCGTTTCAAAGTCAAAAAAAACTTGATTAAGCGTGGCAGCGCTTTTAAAAGCCATATTTTGACTAAAAAAAGCCCCAAGCGTAAAGCCAATTTAAACGCGCCAAAACATGTGCATCACACTAACGCGCATTCTGTCATGTCGTTGCTTTGCAGGGCTTAG
- the infC gene encoding translation initiation factor IF-3, translated as MSRNEALLNGDINFKEVRCVGDNGEVYGIISSKEALNIAQNLGLDLVLISASAKPPVCKVMDYNKFRYQNEKKIKEAKKKQKQIEIKEIKLSTQIAQNDINYKVKHAREFIEANKHVKFKVVLKGRESQNSKAGLDVLFRVQTMMQDLANPEKEPKTEGRFVSWMFVPKAKEAPKNEKKTKENNPPFNRINLMKGENHAKNED; from the coding sequence TTGAGTAGAAACGAAGCGTTGTTAAACGGAGACATTAATTTTAAAGAAGTGCGTTGCGTGGGCGATAATGGCGAAGTGTATGGGATCATTTCTTCCAAAGAAGCGCTCAATATCGCTCAAAATTTAGGTTTGGATTTGGTTTTGATTTCAGCGAGCGCGAAACCTCCCGTGTGTAAGGTGATGGATTATAATAAATTCCGCTACCAAAATGAAAAGAAAATCAAGGAAGCCAAGAAAAAGCAAAAGCAAATTGAAATCAAAGAGATCAAGCTTTCCACTCAGATCGCGCAAAACGATATTAACTATAAAGTCAAGCATGCGAGGGAATTTATTGAAGCCAACAAACATGTCAAATTCAAAGTGGTTTTAAAGGGTAGGGAGAGTCAAAATTCAAAAGCCGGGCTTGATGTGCTTTTTAGAGTCCAAACGATGATGCAAGATTTAGCCAACCCTGAAAAAGAGCCAAAAACCGAGGGGCGTTTTGTTTCATGGATGTTTGTGCCTAAGGCTAAAGAAGCTCCCAAAAACGAAAAGAAAACCAAAGAAAATAACCCGCCTTTTAATCGTATTAACCTTATGAAAGGAGAAAATCATGCCAAAAATGAAGACTAA
- the thrS gene encoding threonine--tRNA ligase, with translation MSAELIAVYKDEQIIDLESAKVLGLSDGIKALKGSEPIYFDDSPLALEVIRHSCAHLLAQSLKALYPDAKFFVGPVVEEGFYYDFKTSSKISEEDLPKIEAKMKEFAKSKLAITKETLTREQALERFKGDELKHAVMSKISGDIFGVYQQGEFEDLCKGPHLPNTRFLNHFKLTKLAGAYLGGDENNEMLIRIYGIAFATKEGLKDYLFQIEEAKKRDHRKLGVELGLFSFDDEIGAGLPLWLPKGARLRKRIEDLLSKALLLRGYEPVKGPEILKSDVWKISGHYDNYKENMYFTTIDEQEYGIKPMNCVGHIKVYQSALHSYRDLPLRFYEYGVVHRHEKSGVLHGLLRVREFTQDDAHIFCSFEQIQSEVSAILDFTHKIMQAFDFSYEMELSTRPAKSIGDDKVWEKATNALKEALKEHHINYKIDEGGGAFYGPKIDIKITDALKRKWQCGTIQVDMNLPERFKLAFTNEHNHAEQPVMIHRAILGSFERFIAILSEHFGGNFPFFVAPTQIALIPINEEHHVFALKLKEALKKRDIFVEVLDKNDSLNKKVRLAEKQKIPMILVLGNEEVETEILSIRDREKQAQYKMPLKEFLNMVESKMQEVSF, from the coding sequence ATGAGTGCGGAACTGATTGCTGTTTATAAAGACGAGCAAATAATAGATTTAGAGAGTGCGAAAGTCTTAGGGCTGAGCGATGGGATTAAAGCGTTAAAAGGGAGTGAGCCGATATATTTTGATGATTCGCCTTTGGCTTTAGAGGTGATCAGGCATTCATGCGCGCATTTGCTCGCGCAAAGCTTGAAAGCCCTTTATCCGGACGCGAAATTTTTTGTAGGCCCTGTGGTAGAAGAGGGGTTTTATTACGATTTTAAGACTTCTTCAAAAATCAGCGAAGAGGATTTGCCTAAAATTGAAGCGAAAATGAAAGAGTTTGCGAAGTCAAAGCTCGCTATCACTAAAGAGACTTTAACCAGAGAGCAAGCTTTGGAGCGTTTTAAGGGCGATGAATTAAAGCATGCGGTGATGAGTAAAATCAGTGGCGATATATTTGGCGTGTATCAACAAGGCGAGTTTGAAGATTTGTGTAAGGGGCCGCATCTCCCAAACACCCGTTTTTTAAACCATTTCAAGCTCACTAAACTGGCTGGGGCTTATTTGGGCGGCGATGAAAACAATGAAATGCTCATTAGAATCTATGGCATCGCTTTTGCCACCAAAGAGGGCTTAAAAGACTATCTTTTCCAAATAGAAGAAGCGAAAAAACGGGATCACAGAAAGTTAGGCGTGGAGCTAGGGCTTTTTAGCTTTGATGATGAGATAGGGGCAGGCTTACCTTTATGGCTGCCTAAAGGGGCAAGGCTTAGGAAGCGCATTGAAGATTTATTGAGCAAAGCGTTACTTTTAAGAGGCTATGAGCCGGTCAAAGGCCCTGAGATTTTAAAGAGCGATGTGTGGAAAATCAGCGGGCATTATGACAATTATAAAGAAAACATGTATTTCACCACGATTGATGAGCAAGAATACGGCATAAAGCCCATGAACTGCGTGGGGCATATTAAAGTTTATCAAAGCGCTTTACACAGCTATAGAGATTTGCCTTTAAGGTTTTATGAATACGGCGTGGTGCATCGGCATGAAAAAAGCGGCGTGTTGCATGGGCTTTTAAGGGTTAGGGAATTTACCCAAGACGATGCACATATTTTTTGCTCTTTTGAACAGATCCAAAGCGAAGTGAGTGCGATTTTAGATTTCACGCATAAGATTATGCAAGCGTTTGATTTTAGCTATGAAATGGAATTATCCACAAGGCCGGCTAAATCCATAGGCGATGATAAAGTTTGGGAAAAGGCCACTAACGCTTTAAAAGAAGCTCTAAAAGAACACCACATTAATTATAAGATTGATGAGGGGGGAGGGGCTTTCTATGGGCCTAAGATTGACATTAAAATCACTGACGCTTTGAAGCGTAAGTGGCAGTGCGGCACGATTCAAGTGGATATGAATTTGCCTGAACGCTTCAAGCTCGCTTTCACTAATGAACACAATCACGCTGAACAGCCGGTGATGATCCACAGAGCGATTTTAGGCTCGTTTGAAAGGTTTATTGCGATTTTGAGCGAACATTTTGGAGGGAATTTCCCTTTCTTTGTCGCGCCCACTCAAATCGCTCTCATTCCTATTAATGAAGAGCATCATGTTTTTGCTTTGAAATTAAAAGAGGCGCTAAAAAAGCGCGATATTTTTGTAGAAGTGTTGGATAAAAACGACAGCTTGAATAAAAAGGTGCGCTTAGCCGAAAAGCAAAAAATCCCTATGATTTTAGTGTTAGGGAATGAAGAGGTGGAGACCGAAATTCTATCCATTAGAGACAGAGAAAAACAAGCTCAATATAAAATGCCCTTAAAGGAGTTTTTAAACATGGTTGAATCCAAGATGCAAGAGGTTAGTTTTTGA
- the ppsA gene encoding pyruvate, water dikinase, giving the protein MRYIKFFKELNNKNVNLVGGKNASIGEMFQELVPIGIKVPDGFAITSEAYWYLLEQGGAKQKIIELLENVDATEIDVLKIRSKQIRELIFGTPFPSDLRDEIFQAYEILSQQYNMKEADVAVRSSATAEDLPDASFAGQQDTYLNIKGKTELIHYIKSCLASLFTDRAISYRASRGFDHLKVALSVGVQKMVRADKGSAGVMFSIDTETGFKDAVFITSAWGLGENVVGGTINPDEFYVFKPTLEQNKRPIIKRQLGNKTQKMVYAPRGSEHPTRNIKTTKKEWQSFSLSDEDVLILAKYAIEIEKHYSKEAKQYRPMDIEWAKDGESGEIFIVQARPETVQSQKSKEESQVFEKFKFKNPNEKKEIILQGRAIGSKIGSGKVRIINDLEHMNSFKEGEILVTDNTDPDWEPCMKKASAVITNRGGRTCHAAIVAREIGVPAIVGVSGATDSLYTGMEITVSCAEGEEGYVYAGIYEHEIERVELSNMQETQTKIYINIGNPEKAFSFSQLPNHGVGLARMEMIILNQIKAHPLALVDLHHKKSVKEKNEIENLMAGYANPKDFFVKKIAEGIGMISAAFYPKPVIVRTSDFKSNEYMRMLGGSSYEPNEENPMLGYRGASRYYSESYNEAFSWECEALALVREEMGLTNMKVMIPFLRTIEEGKKVLEILRKNNLESGKNGLEIYIMCELPVNVILADDFLSLFDGFSIGSNDLTQLTLGVDRDSELVSHVFDERNEAMLKMFKKAIEACKRHNKYCGICGQAPSDYPEVTEFLVKEGITSISLNPDSVIPTWNAVAKLEKELKDHGLTAP; this is encoded by the coding sequence GTGCGATATATCAAGTTTTTCAAAGAGTTGAACAATAAGAATGTGAATCTGGTTGGGGGCAAGAACGCTAGCATTGGCGAGATGTTTCAAGAACTAGTGCCAATTGGGATTAAAGTGCCTGATGGCTTTGCGATCACGAGCGAAGCGTATTGGTATCTTTTAGAGCAAGGGGGGGCTAAACAAAAAATCATAGAGCTTTTAGAAAATGTTGATGCCACCGAAATTGATGTGTTAAAAATCCGCTCCAAACAAATCAGAGAGCTTATTTTTGGCACGCCTTTTCCTAGCGATTTAAGAGATGAGATTTTTCAAGCTTATGAGATTTTAAGCCAGCAATACAACATGAAAGAAGCCGATGTGGCTGTAAGGAGTTCCGCTACTGCAGAAGACTTGCCGGACGCTTCTTTTGCCGGGCAGCAAGACACTTATTTAAACATTAAGGGTAAAACAGAATTGATCCACTATATCAAATCCTGTTTAGCGTCGCTTTTTACCGACAGAGCGATTAGCTATAGGGCGAGTCGTGGGTTTGATCATTTAAAAGTCGCCTTGAGTGTGGGGGTGCAAAAAATGGTGCGAGCGGATAAAGGCAGTGCGGGCGTGATGTTTTCTATTGACACCGAAACCGGTTTTAAAGACGCGGTGTTTATCACTTCAGCGTGGGGGTTAGGCGAAAATGTGGTGGGCGGCACGATAAACCCTGATGAATTTTATGTGTTTAAGCCCACTTTAGAGCAAAACAAACGCCCCATTATCAAACGCCAGCTCGGCAATAAAACGCAAAAAATGGTCTATGCCCCAAGGGGTAGCGAACACCCCACCAGAAACATTAAAACCACCAAAAAAGAATGGCAATCCTTTTCATTGAGCGATGAAGACGTGCTGATTTTAGCCAAATACGCCATTGAAATTGAAAAACACTACTCTAAAGAAGCCAAACAATACCGCCCTATGGATATAGAATGGGCTAAAGATGGCGAGAGTGGGGAGATCTTTATCGTTCAAGCACGCCCAGAAACCGTTCAAAGCCAAAAAAGTAAAGAAGAAAGTCAAGTCTTTGAAAAATTCAAATTCAAAAACCCTAACGAAAAAAAAGAGATTATCTTACAAGGCAGAGCGATTGGGAGTAAAATCGGCTCAGGGAAAGTGCGTATCATCAATGATTTGGAGCATATGAATTCTTTTAAAGAGGGCGAAATTTTAGTTACGGATAACACCGACCCAGACTGGGAGCCTTGCATGAAAAAAGCGAGCGCGGTTATCACTAATCGTGGGGGGCGCACTTGCCATGCCGCTATTGTGGCTAGAGAAATTGGCGTGCCAGCCATTGTTGGGGTGAGCGGGGCGACCGATAGCCTTTATACCGGCATGGAAATCACGGTTTCTTGCGCTGAGGGCGAAGAGGGCTATGTGTATGCAGGCATTTATGAGCATGAAATTGAAAGGGTGGAGCTTTCTAACATGCAAGAAACGCAAACAAAAATTTACATTAACATTGGAAACCCTGAAAAAGCCTTTAGCTTTTCTCAGCTCCCTAATCACGGCGTAGGGCTGGCCAGAATGGAAATGATTATTTTAAATCAAATCAAAGCCCACCCCTTAGCTTTAGTGGATTTGCACCACAAAAAAAGCGTGAAAGAAAAAAATGAAATTGAAAACCTCATGGCAGGCTATGCTAACCCTAAAGATTTTTTTGTGAAAAAAATCGCTGAAGGCATTGGCATGATCAGCGCGGCGTTTTACCCTAAACCTGTGATTGTAAGGACTAGCGATTTCAAATCCAACGAATACATGCGCATGCTTGGCGGCTCTAGCTATGAACCCAATGAAGAAAACCCCATGCTTGGATATAGAGGGGCTAGTCGGTATTATTCAGAAAGCTATAATGAAGCGTTTTCATGGGAGTGCGAAGCCTTAGCGTTGGTGAGGGAAGAAATGGGATTAACCAACATGAAAGTGATGATCCCTTTTTTACGCACCATTGAAGAGGGTAAAAAAGTCCTAGAGATCTTAAGAAAAAACAATTTAGAATCCGGTAAAAACGGGCTTGAAATTTATATCATGTGTGAATTGCCGGTGAATGTCATTTTGGCTGATGATTTCTTAAGCTTGTTTGATGGCTTTTCTATTGGATCAAACGATTTAACCCAGCTCACTTTAGGCGTGGATAGAGACAGCGAGTTAGTTAGCCATGTCTTTGATGAAAGGAATGAAGCGATGCTAAAAATGTTTAAAAAAGCGATTGAAGCTTGTAAAAGGCACAACAAATATTGCGGGATTTGCGGGCAAGCCCCAAGCGATTACCCTGAAGTGACAGAGTTTTTAGTCAAAGAGGGCATCACTTCCATTTCTTTAAACCCTGATAGCGTAATCCCCACTTGGAACGCCGTAGCCAAGTTAGAAAAAGAGTTGAAAGACCATGGCTTAACTGCGCCTTGA
- a CDS encoding DUF874 family protein, whose product MESVKTGKTSKVGKNTETADTKANKETHFKQASAITNIIRSIGGFFTKIAKKVRELVKKHPKKSNAALVVLTHVACKRAKELDDKVQDKSKQAEKENQINWWKYSGLTIAASLLLAACSAGDTDKQIELEQEKQKTEQEQQKTEQERQKANKSGIELEQERQKTNKSGIELANSQIKAEQERQKTEQEKQKANKSAIELEQQKQKTINTQRDLIKEQKDFIKETEQNCQEKHGQLFIKKARIKTGITTGIAIEIEAECKTPKPTKTNQTPIQPKHLPNSKQPRSQRGSKAQELIAYLQKELESLPYSQKAIAKQVDFYKPSSIAYLELDPRDFNATEEWQKENLKIRSKAQAKMLEMRSLKPDPQAHLSTSQSLLLVQKIFADVSKEIEAVANTEKKVEKAGYGYSKRM is encoded by the coding sequence ATGGAATCAGTAAAAACAGGAAAAACAAGTAAAGTTGGCAAAAACACAGAGACAGCTGACACAAAGGCAAATAAAGAGACTCATTTTAAACAAGCGAGTGCCATTACAAATATAATCAGATCAATTGGTGGGTTTTTTACAAAAATTGCAAAGAAAGTTAGAGAACTTGTAAAAAAACACCCCAAGAAAAGCAATGCGGCATTAGTAGTATTGACCCATGTTGCATGCAAGAGGGCAAAAGAATTAGACGATAAAGTCCAGGATAAATCCAAACAAGCTGAAAAAGAGAATCAAATCAATTGGTGGAAATATTCAGGATTAACAATAGCGGCAAGTTTATTATTAGCCGCTTGTAGCGCTGGTGATACTGATAAACAGATAGAGTTAGAACAAGAAAAACAGAAGACAGAACAAGAACAACAGAAAACAGAACAAGAAAGACAAAAAGCAAATAAGAGTGGGATAGAGTTAGAACAAGAAAGACAGAAAACAAATAAGAGTGGGATAGAACTCGCTAATAGTCAAATAAAAGCAGAACAAGAAAGACAAAAGACAGAACAAGAAAAACAAAAAGCAAATAAGAGTGCGATAGAGTTAGAACAGCAAAAACAAAAGACAATTAATACACAAAGAGATTTGATTAAAGAACAGAAAGATTTCATTAAAGAAACAGAACAAAATTGCCAAGAAAAACATGGCCAATTGTTTATTAAAAAAGCAAGAATTAAGACCGGTATTACTACTGGTATTGCTATAGAAATAGAAGCTGAATGCAAAACCCCTAAACCCACAAAAACCAATCAAACCCCTATCCAGCCAAAACACCTCCCAAACTCTAAACAACCCCGCTCTCAAAGAGGATCAAAAGCGCAAGAGCTTATCGCTTATTTGCAAAAAGAGCTAGAATCTCTGCCCTATTCACAAAAAGCTATCGCTAAACAAGTGGATTTTTATAAACCAAGTTCTATCGCTTATTTAGAATTAGACCCTAGAGATTTTAACGCTACAGAAGAATGGCAAAAAGAAAATCTAAAAATACGCTCTAAAGCTCAAGCTAAAATGCTTGAAATGAGGAGTTTAAAACCAGACCCACAAGCCCACCTTTCAACCTCTCAGAGCCTTTTGCTCGTTCAAAAAATATTTGCTGATGTTAGTAAAGAAATAGAAGCAGTTGCTAATACCGAGAAAAAAGTAGAAAAAGCGGGTTATGGTTATAGTAAAAGGATGTAG
- a CDS encoding DUF874 family protein, with protein sequence MESVKTGKTNKVGKNAETADTKASKETHFKQASAITNMLRSIGGFFTKIMKKVRELVKKHPKKSNAALVVLTHAACKRAKELDDKVQDKSKQAEKENQINWWKYSGLTIAASLLLAACSAGDIDKQIELEQEKKEAENARDRANKSGIELEQEKQKTINTQKDFIKYAEQNCQENHGQFFIKKGGIKAGIGIEVEAECKTPKPAKTNQTPIQPKHLPNSKQPRSQRGSKAQELIAYLQKELESLPYSQKAIAKQVDFYKPSSIAYLELDPRDFKATEEWQKENLKIRSKAQAKMLEMRSLKPDSQAHLPTSQSLLFIQKIFADVSKEIEAAANTEKKVEKAGYGYSKRV encoded by the coding sequence ATGGAATCAGTAAAAACAGGAAAAACAAATAAAGTTGGCAAAAACGCAGAGACAGCTGACACAAAGGCAAGCAAAGAGACTCATTTTAAACAAGCGAGTGCCATTACAAATATGCTCCGATCAATTGGTGGGTTTTTTACAAAAATTATGAAGAAAGTTAGAGAACTTGTAAAAAAACACCCCAAGAAAAGCAATGCGGCATTAGTAGTATTAACCCATGCTGCATGCAAGAGGGCAAAAGAATTGGACGATAAAGTCCAGGATAAATCCAAACAAGCTGAAAAAGAGAATCAAATCAATTGGTGGAAATATTCAGGATTAACAATAGCGGCAAGTTTATTATTAGCCGCTTGTAGCGCTGGTGATATTGATAAACAAATAGAACTAGAACAAGAAAAAAAGGAAGCTGAAAACGCTAGGGATAGAGCAAACAAGAGTGGGATAGAACTAGAACAAGAAAAACAAAAGACAATTAATACACAGAAAGATTTCATTAAATACGCAGAACAAAATTGCCAAGAAAATCATGGCCAATTCTTTATTAAAAAAGGAGGAATTAAGGCTGGTATTGGTATAGAAGTAGAAGCTGAATGCAAAACCCCTAAACCTGCAAAAACCAATCAAACCCCTATCCAACCAAAACACCTTCCAAACTCTAAACAACCCCGCTCTCAAAGAGGATCAAAAGCGCAAGAGCTTATCGCTTATTTGCAAAAAGAGCTAGAATCTCTGCCCTATTCACAAAAAGCTATCGCTAAACAAGTGGATTTTTATAAACCAAGTTCTATCGCTTATTTAGAACTAGACCCTAGAGATTTTAAAGCTACAGAAGAATGGCAAAAAGAAAATCTAAAAATACGCTCTAAAGCTCAAGCTAAAATGCTTGAAATGAGGAGTTTAAAACCAGACTCACAAGCCCACCTTCCAACCTCTCAAAGCCTTTTGTTCATTCAAAAAATATTTGCTGATGTTAGTAAAGAAATAGAAGCAGCTGCTAATACCGAGAAAAAAGTAGAAAAAGCGGGTTATGGTTATAGTAAAAGGGTGTAG
- a CDS encoding radical SAM protein codes for MAKENPPVVFGPILSRRFGKSLGVDLSPSKKQCNYNCIYCELGKAKPIERMKEVIKVETLINAIQNALNNLATPIDVLTITANGEPTLYPHLLELIQSIKPFLKGIKTLILSNGSLFYEPKVQQALKEFDIVKFSLDAIDLKAFERVDKPYSKDINKILEGILRFSQIYQGQLVAEVLLIKGVNDSANNLKLIATFLKQINIARVDLSTIDRPSSFKAPRLSEDELLKCSLFFEGLCVSLPKRSITQAKKLISCDADELLALISRRPLSAEEAPLILDSNAFKHLETLLNHKQITIKKVGSLEFYCAF; via the coding sequence ATGGCTAAAGAAAATCCGCCTGTCGTTTTTGGGCCTATTTTATCCAGGCGTTTTGGGAAGTCTTTGGGCGTGGATTTATCGCCCTCTAAAAAACAATGCAATTACAATTGCATTTATTGCGAATTGGGTAAAGCCAAGCCCATTGAACGCATGAAAGAAGTGATAAAAGTAGAAACCTTGATTAACGCCATTCAAAACGCCTTAAACAACCTTGCTACCCCCATTGATGTTTTAACCATTACCGCTAATGGCGAACCCACGCTATACCCTCATTTATTAGAGCTTATCCAAAGCATCAAGCCTTTTTTAAAGGGTATTAAAACTTTGATTTTAAGCAACGGCTCACTCTTTTATGAGCCAAAAGTCCAACAAGCCTTAAAGGAATTTGACATCGTTAAATTTTCTTTAGACGCTATTGATTTGAAAGCTTTTGAAAGAGTGGATAAGCCTTATTCCAAAGACATTAACAAGATTTTAGAGGGGATTTTGCGCTTTTCTCAAATCTATCAGGGACAACTGGTGGCTGAAGTGCTGTTAATTAAGGGCGTGAATGATAGCGCGAATAATTTAAAGCTCATCGCTACCTTTTTAAAACAAATCAATATAGCCAGAGTGGATTTAAGCACCATAGACAGGCCCTCAAGCTTTAAAGCCCCAAGATTGAGCGAAGATGAATTATTAAAATGTTCTTTATTTTTTGAAGGGCTTTGCGTGAGTTTGCCTAAACGATCCATTACTCAAGCTAAAAAATTGATTTCTTGCGATGCGGACGAATTGCTCGCTTTGATTTCCAGGCGCCCTTTAAGTGCAGAAGAAGCCCCCTTAATACTGGATTCTAACGCTTTTAAGCATTTAGAAACTTTATTAAACCATAAGCAAATTACGATTAAAAAAGTCGGCTCTTTGGAGTTTTATTGTGCGTTTTAA